In one window of Syngnathus typhle isolate RoL2023-S1 ecotype Sweden linkage group LG7, RoL_Styp_1.0, whole genome shotgun sequence DNA:
- the si:ch211-272n13.3 gene encoding ankyrin repeat domain-containing protein 26 isoform X1, whose protein sequence is MKKLFSFSKKKQSPSRAADRGNALCVGYEVKEKDLGKFHKAAWRGDVAKLEHLVKSNDVNQVDKHNRTALHLACACGNDEVVRFLVAKKAKLNLCDNQNKSALIKAVQGQHDVCATILLENHADPNLADTEGNTALHFASSIPSTSTVDTLVDHDADINAQNKEGISPLTVAVQEDHLEVAEILLKKRADVNILDRDGRSPVMIAAGNGYISMLRMLLQFHADISLKDNKGHSAEDYAVIEGHHPCAILITEHSTQRNRAASLSHPGPSKKKSKSELGNASPALETGFSVGGPAIDKDDFEDNSQAESLSRLSKKGGTDEWVSSEDDCESLIVEKTPPKMNLRKMLESKRGKAFAVLDKSMSASDSDSDNSAARVVPNKPPVEPSPVPFRPKASQMTSTPLLNYSQNEEEENDASHEDPADDDDDDDDDDDGEEEEEGEEEEEEEEDMSDDQDEGNRVLPDATNSVAEASKDAKSGDHSESGLQKEKEEQESWDSENEDKQSAQAQNTAPETVEDDLLFSPSFLRGAGGGWMPEPWWSRGRQRGSLGVGLGTVASIGENKDSVQDRDVQKEDPTQKDNEQTKWGLLLSKCEGKSKDKSDLMEELGLGDFDYAEDASDWDTSSNISKKSLPDGTSPAPEESPQSSSKEKESPKAPIATPRRIEADENRVPGRPHPQPRSKTVPQKSDTRFPSELDHDQDDSAPSCIDADDDNRQRQEAVSQGRPEVQTMAEDPKSHLQHDKKQEEKDDALELGDLTSHKFGLIGLVENVARAQQSPDDDDEGGGGLPLAPSEKLWEEVEKKDAKSTLACEEQLKADISTDEKQVKFSSADEQSSDEEEGEAILRPAAPARKLLPLSGPEQRESASEDSAADSADSSLKEEKIPDRRLPAAEGVMDEEAEEPLHSRSDPHNNPELRHKHQPEEPGKNRHSSTYPSVAHEDFEEDVENLNLKVQKEVIEETPKAAIHNVLGSSGGSALEGLAVEKPESGSASQAEDCQQTQKLPTSDSRKPENVFGDKTSLPAGGSKAHKSSTRQIDNRELSLFDDSTLSDASDHERSHKTGEQRQKQISFSSIQQSEDIEISEDIDEFNSSSDVTTDDSDFRPSGHRPSSLFIQNLDSFVTDSRSMVKLQNIFHKYERSIQKAKSRHSFFANKVSLLETEKAQLRSALDEVKDVKSALERNQLDLQTEVTNLKFQLKQEQEKSRNATMMYNTTGDKLRRTEEQRQAELQERQKVELTLRNLELEMRILVNNKKQLEEDNSQTQTLLAQERSARTVLENLLGSHVRKQQEVEEENKRNISKSHQALSQLTEASDRERELLQQISICHEQLSTLRRDLENSQANSSIRQRDLQEENKALKEQLEEARQALKSNTDTLNQTVLDFNNQTATVKSELTVTAGRLENERQTRETLAAELESVRARLTAALQEAERCMAARSDAEKALLHEKEEHRRLRDRVSSDASSQHEAVNSLSQKLSKAESQANHLENEAHRVMLQLTEKNLLLNTVQRESDHVAARVKELEAALQAEKELLTRAVARQEATQERLAQAQSEGMLLRQQLEEAQNKGAAKENAVTDAQKSFSDILSKLRSDCEERVQLVHGRNQDLATKAAELRDHIHQLQEEKNEREASERQLQQELADSLKKLSMCEASLEINTRYRNDLEEEKTRLLKDLDNLKGKIEERESQCLQFEKRLNDLRCRLDERESELVAATQKQQEALSAAAASDAVVKQLEEAVQRLEIENVRLEAAAKQQSNKLEALHKAAQEEARLPDSANGGMIRAQLEDLVTNLQSNKMTLEDQLNKEVQKQSVLSNSAHDSQAMWEEELKSRSKLGVRLAELEKEKGELGGQVQMEKKKAKKVAEQKKAVDCRLEQEMERNTALQKEIYRLRTLLKTAKKRLRDQSTGGSGGGGHDFTSPLSSLKMDHSRADRVFHERREKGDLERGALQGSLSETRLLEEEVLNLKRRVEASAVEQRQMEQYRREVEEKARQEIQRKLQEVNIFLQSQAATQEAQDQIKAANEASLRLRIQELESELNRARAFQHDTFGQRESTQTELERFKELYREEQKLRKSLSADLKWTNHQLTEASSMLVTERGRSLIASPGPPPTPSGSVATLGGPYRGLASRLLCPVAEGQSSSVEDYLTMMQRQLDRSISRELNKASTELDISLARMSPVGSASRVDLDPVSRAKQQYLEVLKKNHEV, encoded by the exons ATGAAGAAATTATTCAGCTTCTCCAAGAAGAAACAGTCGCCGTCCCGCGCGGCTGACAGGGGGAACGCGCTGTGTGTTGGCTACGAGGTGAAAGAAAAAGACCTGGGCAAGTTTCACAAGGCTGCCTGGCGGGGAGATGTAGCCAAACTGGAGCATCTCGTTAAGAGCAATGACGTCAACCAGGTTGACAAACACAACAG AACAGCGCTTCACCTAGCTTGTGCCTGTGGAAATGATGAGGTGGTGAGATTTCTGGTGGCAAAAAAAGCCAAACTCAATTTATGTGACAATCAAAATAAGTCCGCCTTAATAAAG GCAGTACAAGGCCAGCATGATGTATGTGCTACTATTCTGTTGGAAAACCACGCTGATCCCAACCTGGCGGACACGGAGGGAAACACAGCTTTACATTTTGCTTCAAGCATCCCATCGACCTCCACTGTTGACACCCTCGTGGATCATGACGCAGACATCAACGCCCAGAATAAG GAGGGCATTTCACCCTTGACTGTGGCAGTCCAAGAGGACCACTTAGAAGTAGCTGAGATTCTCCTGAAAAAACGTGCTGATGTCAATATTTTGGACAGAGATGGAAG GTCACCAGTAATGATAGCTGCTGGCAACGGATATATCAGCATGCTGCGAATGCTCTTGCAATTTCATGCTGATATTTCTCTGAAGGATAACAAAGGGCACTCGGCTGAGGATTACGCTGTGATCGAAGGCCATCATCC CTGCGCCATTCTCATCACTGAGCACAGTACTCAAAGGAACCGGGCAGCCTCGCTGTCTCATCCAGGTCCGAGTAAAAAGAAGTCCAAATCCGAGTTGGGTAACGCATCCCCAGCCCTGGAAACGGGCTTCTCCGTGGGAGGACCTGCCATTGACAAAGATG ATTTTGAGGATAATTCCCAAGCAGAGTCACTAAGCCG GTTGTCGAAAAAAGGCGGGACTGATGAATGGGTTTCATCTGAGGACGACTGTGAGTCACTTATAGTTGAAAAG acgCCACCAAAAATGAACCTTAGAAAAATGCTTGAatcgaaaagaggaaaag CCTTTGCAGTGCTTGACAAATCCATGAGTGCTTCCGACTCTGACAGTGACAATAGCGCCGCGAGAGTTGTGCCCAATAAACCCCCAGTAGAACCCTCACCCGTTCCTTTCCGTCCCAAAGCCTCCCAGATGACCTCTACCCCTCTCCTAAACTACTCGCAG AAcgaggaagaagaaaatgatgcAAGTCACGAAGACccagccgatgatgatgatgacgatgatgatgatgacgatggggaggaagaggaggaaggagaagaagaagaggaggaggaggaggacatgtCAGATGATCAAGATGAAGGCAACCGAGTCCTGCCGGATGCTACGAATAGTGTTGCTGAGGCTTCCAAAGATGCAAAAAGCG GTGATCATTCCGAGTCGGGACTGCAGAAGGAAAAGGAAGAGCAGGAGTCCTGGGATTCGGAG AATGAAGATAAACAAAGCGCACAAGCACAGAATACGGCTCCAGAGACGGTGGAAGACG acttGTTATTTAGTCCCTCATTTTTAAGAGGGGCAGGAGGCGGGTGGATGCCTGAGCCTTGGTGGAGTAGAGGCAGGCAAAGAGGCAGCCTGGGAGTGG GCCTTGGTACTGTTGCTTCCATTGGCGAGAATAAAGACAGCGTGCAAGACAGAGATGTTCAGAAAGAGGATCCTACGCAAAAAGAT AATGAGCAAACGAAATGGGGACTGCTTTTGAGCAAGTGTGAAGGAAAAAGCAAAGACAAATCAG ACTTGATGGAGGAACTCGGTTTGGGAGATTTTGACTATGCTGAAG atgcATCGGATTGGGATACATCGAGCAACATCAGTAAAAAAAGCCTGCCCGACGGCACTTCTCCCGCACCCGAGGAATCGCCACAATCCTCCAGTAAGGAGAAGGAGTCTCCAAAAGCTCCAATCGCTACCCCGAGGAGGATCGAGGCGGACGAGAACCGGGTTCCGGGTCGTCCTCATCCTCAGCCTCGTTCCAAGACAGTGCCTCAAAAGAGTGACA CACGTTTTCCTTCAGAATTGGATCACGACCAAGACGATTCAGCCCCATCGTGCATCGATGCCGATGATGACAATCGGCAGCGGCAGGAAGCGGTCAGCCAAG GCCGCCCCGAAGTCCAAACAATGGCAGAAGACCCAAAAAGTCATCTGCAACACGACAAGAAGCAAGAG GAAAAAGATGATGCATTGGAGTTAGGTGACCTCACCTCACACAAGTTTGGCCTGATCGGCTTGGTTGAGAATGTGGCCAGAGCCCAACAAAgtcctgatgatgatgatgaaggtgGTGGTGGTCTGCCACTGGCCCCGTCTGAGAAGCTGTGGGAAGAAGTTGAGAAAAAAGACGCTAAATCCACCTTAGCATGTGAAGAGCAATTGAAAGCAGACATTTCCACTGATGAAAAGCAGGTGAAGTTCTCGTCTGCTGACGAACAATCAAGCGATGAAGAGGAAGGAGAAGCCATTTTGCGCCCCGCCGCTCCAGCACGGAAGCTGCTCCCGCTTTCTGGCCCGGAACAACGAGAGTCTGCTTCAGAAGACTCGGCGGCGGATTCTGCCGACTCATCCCTGAAGGAGGAGAAGATACCAGACCGCCGCTTACCCGCTGCTGAGGGAGTCATGGATGAAGAAGCAGAAGAACCACTCCACAGTAGGTCAGACCCCCACAATAACCCCGAGCTTCGTCACAAACATCAACCAGAAGAACCTGGGAAGAACAGACATTCTTCTACTTATCCTTCGGTTGCCCATGAGGACTTTGAAGAGGACGTGGAGAACTTGAACTTGAAAGTCCAGAAAGAG GTCATCGAGGAGACCCCCAAGGCTGCGATTCACAACGTTCTCGGTAGCTCAGGTGGAAGCGCGTTGGAGGGCTTGGCCGTCGAGAAACCTGAGAGTGGCTCAGCGAGTCAAGCTGAAGACTGCCAACAAACACAGAAGCTTCCAACCTCTGACAG TCGCAAACCCGAAAATGTTTTCGGAGATAAGACCTCGCTGCCGGCGGGAGGCAGCAAGGCCCATAAATCCAGTACCCGTCAAATCGACAACAGAGAGCTCTCATTGTTTGACGACAGCACTTTAAGTGACGCGTCGGACCATGAAAGAAG TCATAAAACTGGAGAACAAAGGCAAAAACAG atttcattttcatccatTCAGCAATCAGAAGACATCGAGATATCTGAAGATATTGATGAGTTCAATTCGTCATCTGACGTGACCACGGATGATTCAGACTTTCGCCCTTCCGGCCATCGCCCTAGCTCCCTCTTCATTCAGAACCTGGATTCCTTTGTGACGG ACTCTCGGAGCATGGTAAAGCTGCAAAACATTTTCCACAAATACGAACGCTCCATTCAAAAGGCCAAAAGCCGGCACAGCTTCTTCGCCAACAAAGTGAGCCTCTTGGAAACAGAGAAGGCGCAGCTGAGGAGCGCTCTGGATGAGGTCAAAGACGTCAAATCGGCCTTGGAGCGCAACCAGCTGGACTTGCAAACGGAAGTCACCaacctcaa ATTCCAGCTGAAACAGGAGCAAGAAAAGTCACGTAACGCCACCATGATGTACAACACCACCGGCGATAAGCTGAGGAGGACGGAAGAGCAGCGACAGGCTGAGCTTCAGGAGAGACAGAAAGTGGAGCTGACGCTCAGGAACTTGGAGCTGGAGATGCGAATACTAGTCAACAACAAGAAGCAG CTGGAGGAGGACAACAGTCAGACCCAAACACTTTTGGCTCAGGAGCGCAGCGCACGCACGGTGCTGGAGAATCTGCTCGGCAGTCACGTGCGCAAGCAGCAAGAGGTAGAGGAGGAGAACAAAAGAAACATAAGCAAAAGTCACCAG GCTTTGTCGCAACTCACGGAGGCCAGCGACAGGGAGCGGGAACTACTCCAGCAGATTTCCATCTGTCACGAGCAGCTGAGCACCCTCAGAAGAGACCTTGAGAATTCCCAAGCCAACAGCAGCATCAGGCAAAGAGACCTCCAGGAGGAGAATAAAGCCCTCAAGGAGCAACTGGAAGAGGCCCGGCAAGCTCTCAAATCCAACACCGACACCCTCAACCAAACCGTCCTGGActtcaacaaccagacggccaCCGTCAAGTCGGAGTTGACCGTCACCGCCGGGCGTCTGGAGAATGAGCGTCAGACCCGAGAGACCCTGGCGGCAGAGTTGGAGTCGGTCCGCGCCCGCTTGACGGCGGCGCTGCAGGAAGCCGAGCGCTGCATGGCGGCTCGCTCAGACGCGGAGAAAGCTCTGCTCCACGAGAAGGAGGAACATCGTCGTCTTCGAGACAGAGTCTCAA GTGACGCATCCAGTCAGCACGAAGCAGTCAACAGCCTTTCTCAGAAGCTGTCCAAAGCAGAGTCGCAAGCAAACCACCTGGAGAACGAGGCCCATCGAGTCATGCTGCAGCTGACAGAGAAGAACCTCCTGCTAAACACGGTACAGCGTGAGAGCGACCACGTCGCCGCTCGCGTCAAAGAGCTCGAGGCGGCGCTGCAGGCCGAAAAGGAGCTGCTCACTCGGGCCGTGGCGCGCCAAGAGGCCACGCAGGAGCGCTTAGCCCAAGCGCAAAGTGAAGGCATGTTGCTACGGCAACAGCTGGAGGAGGCGCAAAACAAAGGTGCCGCGAAGGAGAATGCCGTGACAGACGCCCAAAAGTCTTTCAGTGACATTTTATCCAAGCTTCGTTCCGACTGCGAAGAACGAGTGCAACTGGTGCATGGCCGCAATCAGGATCTGGCCACAAAAGCCGCTGAGCTTCGAGATCACATCCATCAATTGCAGGAGGAGAAAAATGAGAGAGAG GCAAGTGAAAGGCAGCTGCAGCAGGAGTTAGCGGACTCATTAAAGAAGCTGTCCATGTGCGAAGCCTCTTTGGAGATCAACACTCGCTATCGAAATGATTTGGAAGAAGAAAAGACGCGGCTCCTCAAAGACCTGGACAACCTTAAGGGAAAG ATAGAGGAACGTGAATCCCAATGCCTTCAATTTGAGAAACGCCTGAACGATCTCAGATGTCGTCTGGATGAAAGAGAGAGCGAACTCGTCGCCGCCACTCAGAAACAGCAGGAGGCGCTgtctgccgccgccgcttccgACGCTGTCGTCAAACAACTGGAAGAGGCCGTGCAAAG GCTGGAGATTGAAAATGTCAGGCTGGAGGCTGCGGCCAAGCAACAGTCTAACAAACTCGAAGCGCTTCACAAAGCCGCTCAGGAGGAGGCGAGG CTGCCTGACAGTGCAAACGGAGGAATG atCCGAGCTCAGTTGGAAGATTTGGTGACCAACCTTCAAAGTAATAAGATGACATTAGAAGACCAACTCAACAAAGAG gtgCAGAAGCAAAGCGTGTTGTCCAACAGCGCCCACGACTCTCAGGCCATGTGGGAGGAGGAGCTAAAGAGCCGCTCCAAGTTAGGAGTCCGTCTAGCAGAGCTCGAAAAGGAAAAAGGAGAACTCGGCGGTCAG GTGcaaatggagaaaaagaaagCCAAGAAAGTAGCAGAGCAGAAAAAGGCTGTGGATTGTCGTCTGGAACAAGAGATGGAGAGGAACACGGCACTTCAAAAAGAAATATACAG GCTACGGACTCTACTTAAAACTGCCAAGAAGAGGCTGCGGGATCAGAGCACGGGCGGCAGCGGTGGCGGCGGACATGACTTCACCTCGCCACTGAGTAGTCTAAAGATGGACCACAGCCGGGCTGACAGAGTTTTTCACGAAAGGAGAGAAAAG GGAGATCTGGAGAGAGGAGCGCTCCAAGGCAGCCTGTCGGAGACGAGGCTGTTGGAGGAGGAGGTGCTCAACCTCAAACGTAGAGTGGAGGCCTCAGCGGTGGAGCAGAGGCAGATGGAGCAGTACCGGCGGGAGGTGGAGGAGAAGGCCCGACAGGAAATACAGCGCAAGCTACAAGAAGTCAACATCTTTCTGCAG TCCCAAGCGGCGACGCAGGAGGCACAGGACCAGATAAAAGCGGCCAACGAGGCCAGTCTGCGCTTGAGGATCCAAGAACTGGAAAGCGAACTGAACCGAGCGCGAGCCTTCCAACACGACACCTTCGGCCAGAGAGAGTCCACCCAAACGGAACTGGAGCGCTTCAAAGAACTCtacagagaggagcagaagctCCGCAAGTCTTTGTCCGCTGATCTAAAATG GACTAACCATCAACTCACGGAGGCCAGTTCCATGTTGGTCACCGAGCGAGGCAGGTCTCTCATAGCCTCCCCTGGGCCGCCGCCAACCCCGTCTGGGAGCGTGGCCACTCTGGGGGGCCCATACAGGGGCCTTGCCTCCAGGCTCCTCTGCCCTGTGGCCGAAGGGCAAAGCAGCAGTGTGGAGGACTACCTGACCATG ATGCAGCGTCAGTTAGATCGAAGCATATCAAGGGAACTTAACAAAG CCTCGACGGAACTTGACATCTCTTTGGCCCGTATGTCTCCGGTGGGCTCTGCCTCGAGGGTGGACCTGGACCCTGTTAGCAGAGCAAAGCAGCAGTACTTGGAGGTCCTAAAGAAGAACCATgaggtttga